A window of the Theileria parva strain Muguga chromosome 2, complete sequence, whole genome shotgun sequence genome harbors these coding sequences:
- the dhx8 gene encoding Helicase associated domain (HA2) family protein gives MRESISDPLLSKYSIVIIDEVHERSIRSDILLGIIKLALTKRPELKLIVMSATIDSNVFNEFFQNSFTINVPGRLFPVDIYYTPAPFEDYIEAAMISVLQINLSTETGDILVFLPGQEDIEILERLLKQKVKHLNDSMESVDHKNMNKVFLKVGEVKYKMTGWRSLVICPLYSALSLERQNLVFKTTPPKSRKVVLATNIAETSLTIPGIKYVIDTGLVKQRKYNPKNNFESLTVNITSKSSAKQRAGRAGREGPGEIYRLYTLDSYEKMPQNTTPEIHLIDFSFVFLQLKMIGVKDIFEFPFIDPPDKGTILSAALNLYRLGALDSEGNLTEAGKMMAQIPLLPMHSKLLISSFEFSCTSEILTIVSILSSEIALFDTEKFNPEGVKLRSNLYNKYGDHLTLLNIYNLWENANSRETFCKQFAVNNHAFNRAKDIRNQLVSIITSEQFGVKNISKLTDSSSWDQVRKCLTKGNWTNSAKFCPETKSYNTLVNNQCVYIHPSSVMFNRPTFPGYVVFNDCILTKKNYIQNVTEISEQWLSTYVPNFFKTNAVK, from the exons ATGAGGGAATCAATATCTGACCCACTTCTGTCAAAATATTCAATTGTAATAATAGACGAAGTACACGAACGATCGATTAGATCAGATATACTGCTtggaattattaaattagcACTCACAAAAAGGCCCGAACTAAAGCTTATTGTAATGTCCGCAACCATAGATTCTAATGTGTTCAATGAATTTTTCCAGAATTCTTTCACAATTAATGTACCCGGAAGATTGTTCCCAGTTGATATATACTACACACCAGCACCCTTTGAAGATTATATCGAG GCTGCAATGATATCGGTTTTGCAGATAAATCTGTCAACAGAAACGGGTGACATACTGGTATTTTTGCCAGGCCAAGAAGATATAGAAATACTAGAGCGTCTCTTAAAGCAAAAAgttaaacatttaaatgaCTCAATGGAGTCAGTTGACCATAAAAACATGAACAAAGTGTTTTTAAAAGTAGGAGAAGTGAAGTATAAAATGACCGGCTGGAGATCGTTGGTGATATGCCCATTATACTCCGCACTATCGCTAGAAAGGCAGAATTTGGTATTCAAAACTACACCACCAAAGTCCAGAAAGGTGGTGTTAGCGACAAACATCGCAGAAACATCACTAACGATTCCTGGGATTAAATACGTAATTGACACTGGCCTAGTTAAACAGAGAAAGTACAACCCAAAGAATAACTTTGAATCACTAACTGTTAACATAACATCAAAGTCATCAGCTAAACAGAGAGCTGGAAGAGCTGGGAGAGAAGGGCCAG GGGAGATATACCGTCTCTACACACTTGATTCATACGAAAAAATGCCCCAAAACACAACTCCTGAAATACATCTTATCGATTTTTCGTTTGTTTTCCTTCAACTTAAA ATGATCGGAGTTAAGGACATATTCGAGTTTCCGTTCATTGATCCTCCAGATAAAGGAACAATATTATCAGCTGCATTAAACTTATACAGACTTGGAGCATTGGATTCTGAAGGGAATTTAACAGAAGCAGG GAAGATGATGGCACAGATACCACTATTGCCAATGCATTCTAAACTACTTATTTCATCATTTGAGTTTTCATGTACCTCAGAAATATTGACAATTGTTTCTATTCTCTCATCAGAAATTGCACTCTTTGATACAG AAAAGTTTAATCCTGAGGGAGTGAAATTAAGAtcaaatttgtataataagtACGGAGACCACTTAACACTGTTGAATATCTATAACCTTTGggaaaat GCAAATTCCCGAGAAACATTTTGTAAACAATTTGCAGTAAATAATCACGCATTCAATAGAGCAAAGGATATCAGAAACCAACTTGTATCTATTATAACCTCAGAACAATTTGGAGTAAAAAACATATCCAAATTAACTGATTCATCGAGCTGGGACCAGGTAAGGAAGTGTTTGACAAAGGGAAACTGGACCAATTCAGCTAAATTCTGCCCTGAAACAAAATCATATAACACACTG GTCAACAATCAATGTGTATACATCCATCCATCATCAGTAATGTTCAACAGACCCACCTTTCCTGG ATATGTTGTTTTCAACGACTGTATATTAACGaagaaaaattatattcaaaATGTAACCGAGATATCAGAACAGTGGTTATCTACATATGTACcaaatttctttaaaacAAACGCTGTAAAATAA
- a CDS encoding Protein phosphatase inhibitor 2 (IPP-2) family protein → MKKECNHKKKTITWDEKSISEQNNERGTRMKITEVSTPFNYDTWDSGSEEDFNLRSEHFKEVQKTVTEEVVNRLMEIKNDDEKRKNFEEQRKKHYDEYKTIKALKEEGKLSCEE, encoded by the exons ATGAAAAAGGAATGTAACCACAA GAAAAAAACTATTACTTGGGATGAAAAAAGTATTAGTGAACAAAACAATGAGCGAGGTACGAGGATGAAAATAACTGAAGTTTCAACTCCATTCAACTACGACACATGG gaTTCTGGATCAGAGGAAGATTTTAATCTCAGATCGGAGCATTTCAAAGAA GTACAAAAGACTGTAACGGAAGAGGTGGTTAATAGGTTAATGgagataaaaaatgacGACGAGAAAAGGAAAAACTTTGAAGAACAACGTAAAAAACACTATGatgaatataaaacaataaaagCATTAAA gGAGGAAGGGAAGCTTTCGTGTGAGGAGTAG
- the Ube2b gene encoding Ubiquitin-conjugating enzyme E2 B, translated as MSTLARRRIIQDISRITKDPPKGTNALPFSDNMMYCHAIINGSEGTIWECGTFHLIIKFTEDYPTKPPVVRFLSKMFHPNIYYDGSICLDILQKQWTPMYDVSSILISIQSLLNDPNPMSPANTEASEIYTHDFFLYQTRVLQCVEDSWHVPVLTDSFLDSL; from the exons ATGTCAACCCTAGCTAGGCGTAGGATTATTCAGGATATTTCCAGGATTACTAAGGATCCTCCTAAAGGCACGAACGCCCTTCCCTTTTCTGACAATATGATGTATTGCCATGCTATAATAAACGGTTCTGAGGGCACAATCTGGGAATGTGGAACTTTTCATTTAATCATAAAGTTTACTGAGGATTATCCTACTAAACCTCCTGTTGTTCGGTTTCTTTCTAAAATGTTTCATCCAAATA tttattacGATGGTTCCATTTGCTTGGATATTTTGCAGAAGCAATGGACTCCCATGTATGATGTTtcttcaattttaatatcaattcag TCTCTTCTTAATGATCCTAATCCAATGTCACCTGCCAATACTGAAGCTTCTGAGATTTACACTCACGATTTCTTTTTATACCAAACTCGTGTTCTTCAGTGTGTAGAGGATAGTTGGCATGTTCCTGTTCTTACGGATTCTTTTCTTGATTCTCTTTAA
- the sec22 gene encoding Synaptobrevin family protein yields MADIVVLCRSSDGLPLVEIWNDRNFDTSVNNQNTKKVDFQTIKMNSRMICRTVGSADSKCSVKEGEMSYHYMVEDGVCYMCIAPSSHPKKILFLFLAQICKAFTEEVLKQFGNEHTSVTSAVASVKKPYHFIGFDRVIYKIKNEINSPNSLKSLNMINDSLNEVTNIMKKNIDEILARGENLEDIGRMADGLKQQTLKFRLSSKKLNRNYLIRKFSMMAIGILIMVLFLYFVLFKSKKKIQ; encoded by the exons ATGGCTGATATCGTTGTTTTGTGCCGCTCATCAGATGGGCTTCCTCTGGTTGAGATTTGGAATGATCGTAATTTTGATACTTCAGTAAACAACCAAAATACTAAGAAAGTTGATTTtcaaacaataaaaatgaattctCGTATGATATGTAGAACAGTAGGTTCAGCAGACTCGAAATGCTCAGTAAAAGAAGGAGAGATGTCCTACCATTACATGGTAGAAGACGGAGTTTGTTACATGTGCATCGCTCCATCAAGCCACCCCAAAAAAATACTCTTTCTGTTCCTTGCACAGATTTGTAAGGCTTTTACTGAGGAAGTTTTAAAGCAATTTGGAAATGAACACACCAGCGTGACATCAGCAGTTGCATCGGTCAAGAAACCATACCATTTTATCGGATTTG atcgagttatatataaaataaagaatGAAATAAATAGTCCAAATTCACTCAAGTCGCTGAATATGATCAACGACAGCCTCAACGAAGTAACGAATATTATGAAGAAAAATATTGATGAAATACTGGCGAGAGGAGAAAACCTAGAAG ATATCGGAAGAATGGCCGACGGACTCAAGCAACAAACGCTAAAATTCAGACTTTCatcaaaaaaattaaatcggaattatttaataaggAAGTTCTCAATGATGGCTATAGGAATCTTGATTAtggtattatttttatattttgtacTTTTCAAGTCCAAGAAAAAAATCCAGTAG
- a CDS encoding Major Facilitator Superfamily protein — MTFLFRFRHPIEEFVRNEEAQNAKTQCKVYGTNRYYFLFLTMLSLLLFGRFMWAFPSFFDMFVKSGAYVWLCSDQEVAKSLTEKVVKAACEQQTMAINNVFSYLMASTFFGSIFAGSCNIVIGAKLTAMIGTATMFIGMLFISFSSESFKFYVPGSIFIGFGLDFLVLPCFNATLLFPNHELLITSLLGASMSVGMFIPILMKLVMFKTNISMAVNMIPLPIMCMGIFIVACLFFPPKRFYKQCEIDEALSATSIESLSGENKKQEKRKKSKKEIILSLFDIEVDKVGVLKKSVFSLHFLMVNIIFIIVMITASFYMTISNRMMTEEQRNYLAIGMGASVIVCLALASFLDRMGSMYIMWFETLFLLLSYMTIAFGHKCTTIISIILYSIFTSHLNGQVWLFVVETFDSSISTLLMGLLNLLAGIVMITAPKIYDSLLSKGYSMDGIMIFMIGLVAVKTGVLVFLHLCKLKWNKIE; from the coding sequence ATGACATTTCTGTTTCGATTTCGACATCCCATAGAGGAGTTCGTCAGAAACGAGGAAGCTCAGAATGCGAAAACACAATGCAAGGTGTACGGAACGAACAGGTACTACTTTTTGTTCTTAACAATGCTTTCGCTGCTTCTGTTTGGAAGGTTCATGTGGGCGTTTCCGTCCTTCTTTGACATGTTCGTGAAGAGCGGAGCATATGTATGGTTATGTAGCGATCAAGAAGTTGCCAAATCGTTAACAGAAAAGGTAGTAAAAGCAGCGTGCGAACAACAAACGATGGCAATCAACAACGTTTTTTCGTACTTAATGGCGTCGACATTTTTTGGATCAATATTCGCAGGCTCGTGTAACATAGTTATTGGAGCTAAATTGACGGCGATGATAGGAACAGCAACAATGTTTATTGGAATGTTATTCATCAGCTTCTCAAGCGAAAGCTTCAAGTTCTATGTACCAGGATCAATTTTCATTGGGTTCGGTTTGGATTTCTTAGTGCTGCCGTGCTTTAACGCAACATTGCTGTTCCCAAATCATGAACTGCTAATCACCTCACTGTTGGGAGCGTCGATGTCAGTGGGTATGTTCATTCCGATTCTTATGAAGCTCGTCATGTTCAAAACCAATATATCAATGGCTGTAAATATGATCCCGCTACCAATAATGTGTATGGGTATTTTCATAGTAGCATGCCTCTTCTTTCCGCCGAAAAGGTTTTACAAGCAGTGTGAAATAGACGAAGCATTAAGCGCAACAAGCATCGAATCACTCAGTGGCGAAAACAAGAAACAGGAAAAAAGAAAGAAATCCAAGAAGGAGATCATTTTGTCATTATTCGATATTGAGGTAGATAAAGTTGGCGTTTTGAAGAAATCGGTTTTCTCACTCCACTTTCTCATGGTTAACATCATCTTCATAATAGTAATGATAACGGCGTCATTTTACATGACAATCTCAAACAGAATGATGACTGAAGAGCAAAGGAATTATCTGGCAATTGGAATGGGCGCATCAGTCATAGTATGCTTGGCTTTAGCATCATTCCTGGACCGAATGGGATCAATGTACATCATGTGGTTCGAAACCCTTTTCCTTCTATTGTCCTATATGACGATAGCATTTGGCCACAAATGTACGACAATCATTTCAATTATTCTCTATTCAATTTTCACGTCACATTTGAACGGACAGGTATGGCTCTTCGTCGTGGAGACATTCGACTCCTCAATTAGCACACTTCTCATGGGACTACTCAACTTGCTAGCGGGAATAGTCATGATCACTGCTCCGAAGATTTACGACAGCCTTCTCTCAAAAGGTTACAGTATGGATGGCATTATGATATTCATGATAGGTTTGGTGGCAGTTAAAACAGGTGTTCTTGTGTTTTTACACCTATGCAAGTTGAAATGGAATAAGatagaataa
- a CDS encoding T-complex protein 1 subunit epsilon, with protein sequence MQKMNVAVDEFGKPFVIVREQEKKRITGLEAHKSNILAARAVSDTLTTSLGPKGMDKIIVGPDGQVTITNDGATVLQKMEIQHQCAKLLVDLSKSQDEEVGDGTTGVVILAGALLDKALKFLDRGLHPLHIADGYEQACSIAIDTLKKIAIQQDIFSDNYHILKQAAFTSLGSKVVSSCQSHLADIAVRAVMAVADTERKDVNLELIKIESKAGGRLEQTELIQGIVLNKDLSHSQMRKTTRDAKIAILTCPFEPPKPKTKNKIEIKDVESYEKLQECEQKYFLDMVDRVEKSGANFVICQWGFDDEANHLLMQRGIPAVRWVGGVEMELIAIATGGQIVARFEDLTPEKLGTAKLIREIATGTDHSEVVVIEGCPNSRAVTVLIRGGNQMTVCETERSIHDAICCVRNLIRDSRVVPGGGAPEIACSIAVEKAAANFDKLEQYSVTGFADALLSIPLALADNSGLNSFDYVTKAKARQIKENNPFIGIDCVNLEIDDLSKFGIFESLHSKVQQLSLATQVVKMILKIDDVITPTEFNN encoded by the exons A TGCAGAAAATGAACGTTGCGGTTGATGAATTTGGGAAACCATTTGTCATAGTAAGAGAACAAGAAAAGAAAAGAATAACCGGGCTTGAAGCACATAAGTCGAATATTTTGGCTGCAAGAGCCGTGTCAGATACTCTTACAACGTCACTGGGCCCAAAGGGCatggataaaattatagttGGACCAGATGGCCAAGTTACAATCACTAACGACGGAGCTACTGTTTTACAGAAAATGGAA ATTCAACATCAATGTGCAAAGCTATTGGttgatttatcaaaaagCCAAGATGAAGAGGTCGGTGATGGTACAACGGGAGTTGTAATACTAGCTGGAGCCCTTCTTGATAAAGCATTGAAGTTCCTGGATCGTGGCCTTCATCCTCTACATATTGCAGACGGCTACGAACAAGCGTGCTCCATTGCAATCGACACACTTAAAAAAATTGCTATTCAACAAGATATATTTTCCGACAATTATCACATTCT AAAACAAGCGGCGTTCACGTCTCTAGGATCAAAAGTAGTTTCAAGTTGCCAGTCACACTTGGCTGATATTGCAGTTAGAGCAGTAATGGCAGTTGCAGATACAGAAAGGAAAGATGTTAATTTAGAGCTTATCAAG aTTGAGAGTAAGGCGGGAGGAAGATTAGAGCAGACTGAACTGATTCAGGGAATTGTTTTGAATAAGGATTTAAGTCATTCACAGATGAGAAAGACTACCCGGGATGCTAAAATTGCAATTCTAACTTGCCCATTTGAACCT cCGAAGCCAAAAACCAAGAACaaaattgaaataaaaGACGTTGAAAGCTATGAGAAGTTACAGGAATGTGAACAGAAGTACTTTTTGGACATGGTGGACCGAGTTGAGAAATCTGGAGCCAATTTT gTAATTTGTCAGTGGGGATTTGATGATGAAGCAAACCACCTCTTGATGCAGAGAGGGATTCCAGCAGTGCGTTGGGTAGGAGGAGTTGAAATGGAACTTATAGCAATAGCCACAGGAGGCCAAATAGTTGCAAGATTCGAAGATTTAACACCAGAAAAACTAGGAACCGCCAAACTTATTAGAGAAATTGCAACAGGGACAGACCACTCAGAAGTTGTCGTTATTGAAg GATGCCCAAATAGCAGAGCAGTTACAGTTCTAATAAGAGGTGGTAACCAGATGACAGTTTGTGAAACTGAAAGGTCGATTCACGACGCAATATGCTGTGTGAGAAACTTGATAAGAGATTCAAGAGTAGTCCCCGGAGGAGGAGCGCCAGAAATTGCATGCTCAATAGCAGTTGAAAAAGCTGCGGCAAATTTCGATAAGCTCGAACAGTACTCGGTGACTGGTTTTGCAGACGCCCTCCTATCAATTCCACTTGCATTGGCAGATAATTCTGGACTTAACTCCTTTGACTATGTGACAAAGGCAAAAGCCAGGCAAATTAAGGAAAACAACCCATTTATTGGAATTGATTGCGTTAACCTGGAAATCGATGACCTTTCAAAGTTTGGCATATTCGAGTCACTCCATTCCAAAGTACAACAACTCTCACTTGCAACTCAAGTTGTCAAAATGATACTGAAAATTGATGATGTAATTACTCCAACAGAATTCAACAATTGA